Proteins from a genomic interval of Syngnathoides biaculeatus isolate LvHL_M chromosome 23, ASM1980259v1, whole genome shotgun sequence:
- the abracl gene encoding costars family protein ABRACL isoform X1, with protein sequence MHYATMNVAHEVNLLVGEIERLGTRNADGQTSVKFGVLFNDDRCANIFEALVGTLRAAKRKKIVTFDGELLLQGVHDNVDIVLLQN encoded by the exons ATGCATTATG CAACAATGAATGTTGCCCATGAAGTAAATCTGCTGGTGGGGGAGATTGAACGACTTGGCACCAGAA acgcTGACGGTCAAACAAGTGTGAAGTTTGGAGTGCTGTTCAATGACGACCGCTGTGCCAACATCTTTGAGGCTTTGGTGGGCACCTTGAGGGCcgccaaaagaaagaaaattgtcACCTTTGACGGCGAGCTCCTTCTACAGGGTGTCCATGACAATGTTGACATCGTTCTGCTTCAAAACTGA
- the abracl gene encoding costars family protein ABRACL isoform X2 — translation MNVAHEVNLLVGEIERLGTRNADGQTSVKFGVLFNDDRCANIFEALVGTLRAAKRKKIVTFDGELLLQGVHDNVDIVLLQN, via the exons ATGAATGTTGCCCATGAAGTAAATCTGCTGGTGGGGGAGATTGAACGACTTGGCACCAGAA acgcTGACGGTCAAACAAGTGTGAAGTTTGGAGTGCTGTTCAATGACGACCGCTGTGCCAACATCTTTGAGGCTTTGGTGGGCACCTTGAGGGCcgccaaaagaaagaaaattgtcACCTTTGACGGCGAGCTCCTTCTACAGGGTGTCCATGACAATGTTGACATCGTTCTGCTTCAAAACTGA